The Chryseobacterium suipulveris genome window below encodes:
- a CDS encoding helix-turn-helix domain-containing protein, with translation MQDIPYSEIIRKNCEDEMQIFNSDLIGKGETAVIPLKEDITMIYSSGVPAQSYRLLYSHYYYDKIMLCICLTGQVQHDNGEWLHTKIGNGQSFMYGVERDRTYVQMEKGKKYEQVSLVFGKKNFYECLDRFFDEFSKEERQICIDAFFSKNTTGKLFDISNEVRVICRQILNCRLTRNYRRVFLECKLFEILAYYFQSITQTPTKQLVFSADDVAKLQQAKRLLNEQTQILNFTVDQLCREVGLNRFKLNLGFQSIFNTSIIKFYRSAVLAKAHNELLSEQDKSIEETALNYGYGSVQAFSNAFFKEYGYRPSKLKG, from the coding sequence ATGCAGGATATCCCCTACTCTGAGATCATCAGAAAAAATTGTGAGGACGAAATGCAGATCTTCAATTCTGATCTAATCGGCAAAGGAGAAACTGCGGTGATCCCGCTAAAGGAAGATATTACGATGATTTATTCTTCCGGTGTCCCCGCACAATCGTACCGGCTTCTGTACAGCCATTATTATTATGACAAGATCATGCTCTGCATCTGCCTTACTGGACAAGTACAACACGACAACGGCGAATGGCTGCACACGAAAATAGGAAATGGGCAATCGTTTATGTATGGTGTGGAACGGGACCGAACCTATGTGCAGATGGAAAAGGGCAAAAAATACGAGCAGGTGTCGCTTGTTTTCGGAAAGAAAAACTTCTACGAATGCCTCGACCGTTTCTTCGATGAGTTCTCTAAAGAGGAAAGACAAATCTGCATCGATGCCTTTTTCTCAAAAAATACCACTGGCAAGCTGTTCGACATCTCTAACGAAGTGCGTGTGATTTGCCGACAGATCCTGAATTGTCGCCTCACCAGGAATTACCGACGTGTTTTTCTGGAATGCAAACTTTTCGAAATCCTCGCCTACTATTTCCAGAGTATTACTCAAACTCCCACAAAACAACTGGTTTTTTCTGCCGACGATGTCGCAAAATTGCAGCAGGCAAAAAGACTTCTTAACGAGCAAACACAAATCCTGAATTTCACTGTTGACCAGCTCTGCCGCGAAGTTGGGTTGAACCGTTTCAAATTGAACTTAGGTTTTCAGTCGATCTTTAATACCTCAATCATCAAGTTTTACCGTAGCGCAGTTTTGGCAAAAGCCCATAATGAGCTTCTTTCCGAACAAGACAAAAGCATCGAGGAAACAGCACTTAACTATGGGTACGGAAGCGTACAGGCATTTTCCAACGCTTTTTTTAAGGAATATGGTTACCGTCCGAGTAAGTTGAAGGGGTAG
- a CDS encoding MATE family efflux transporter, with product MAFLNTEYTKACLKLALPVMLTQVGQVSVNLFDNIIVGKLLGAQALAAVSLGNAVFFSIFVFALGFSFAIPPLVSEAHSQHRHETINSVFRHGFVINLGIGLLLMVLLFAAMPLLWHMDQPKEIIPDTISFLSIMTLSILPFMVFQTFREVSEGLSYTIGVTKATIIANVINVALNYVFIKGMFGFPPMGVKGSALASLIARIFMMVFLYFVLLREEKTREYVKAFSLKISQFSKSMFDKMLKLGFPTALQMFFEVTAFAGAAFICGLVSAHDIASHQIALSMASFTFNLCVGFSVASTVMIGRKLGEQQFVELKKVGINNLKIVFMFMVFCGLIFIFGRHVLPTFFTQKEDVDVILLASKLLIIAALFQLSDGIQVVALGALRGIQDVKIPSIITFIAYWLITLPLGYFLTVPMKMGAFGMWIALGLGLTISAVLLVIRFVKLSERKIDFAK from the coding sequence ATGGCTTTTCTAAATACTGAATATACTAAAGCTTGCCTGAAACTCGCGCTTCCTGTAATGCTTACTCAAGTTGGGCAGGTTTCTGTAAACCTTTTCGACAATATCATCGTGGGCAAACTTTTGGGAGCACAAGCATTGGCGGCAGTTTCGCTCGGCAACGCGGTTTTCTTCTCCATTTTTGTTTTTGCGCTTGGTTTCTCATTTGCAATTCCGCCATTGGTTTCGGAGGCACATTCGCAGCACAGACACGAAACGATCAACTCCGTTTTCCGACACGGATTTGTGATCAATTTGGGAATCGGTTTATTATTAATGGTTCTGCTTTTTGCAGCAATGCCGCTGCTTTGGCATATGGATCAGCCGAAAGAAATCATTCCCGACACCATTTCTTTTCTCAGTATTATGACGCTTAGCATTCTTCCTTTTATGGTTTTCCAGACCTTTCGGGAGGTTTCGGAGGGACTTTCTTATACGATCGGAGTTACGAAGGCGACCATCATTGCAAATGTCATCAATGTCGCTTTAAACTATGTTTTCATTAAAGGGATGTTTGGTTTTCCGCCGATGGGTGTGAAAGGATCGGCACTGGCAAGTTTGATCGCGAGAATTTTTATGATGGTTTTCCTTTATTTTGTTTTACTCAGAGAGGAAAAAACAAGAGAATATGTAAAAGCTTTTTCGTTGAAGATTTCTCAATTTTCAAAATCAATGTTTGACAAGATGCTCAAACTCGGTTTCCCCACTGCATTACAGATGTTTTTTGAAGTCACGGCTTTTGCTGGTGCCGCTTTCATTTGTGGTTTGGTTTCCGCGCACGACATTGCATCGCACCAAATTGCACTTTCTATGGCTTCATTTACCTTTAATCTCTGTGTCGGATTCAGTGTGGCATCGACCGTGATGATTGGCAGAAAACTTGGTGAACAGCAATTTGTGGAGTTGAAGAAAGTCGGAATCAACAACCTGAAAATCGTGTTTATGTTTATGGTTTTCTGTGGTTTGATCTTTATTTTCGGAAGGCATGTTTTACCGACATTCTTTACCCAAAAAGAAGATGTAGATGTTATTCTTCTCGCATCGAAACTGCTGATTATTGCAGCATTATTTCAACTTTCAGATGGAATTCAAGTGGTTGCACTCGGTGCGTTGCGCGGGATTCAGGATGTGAAAATCCCCTCTATAATCACTTTCATCGCTTACTGGCTCATTACACTTCCGCTCGGATATTTTCTCACAGTTCCGATGAAAATGGGTGCTTTTGGAATGTGGATTGCGCTTGGTTTGGGATTGACGATTTCTGCAGTATTGCTGGTGATAAGATTTGTAAAACTATCGGAGAGAAAAATTGATTTTGCTAAATAA
- a CDS encoding DUF6266 family protein — protein MGKLSNSLLSGSYGRTGRLVVANVGGTEILRHRPRKQGQTTNPRQLLVQQRMREAYSFLTSYKHFATKYFGRKIGMKSPYNMAMANLLNAFELDYTLMQVVPVYGDISFARGSRTQAIATGLTSAAANSFTLQWMDNSGGNPVLQTDRAQILYAAEGENTSVFMENVATRLEGTFTAPLTPDWSGKTVHVWLAFLADDDSAVSNSIYAGSVVVS, from the coding sequence ATGGGAAAATTATCTAACTCACTACTATCCGGCTCCTACGGCCGCACCGGCCGTTTAGTTGTAGCCAACGTGGGAGGTACAGAAATCCTCCGGCACCGCCCCAGAAAGCAGGGGCAGACAACCAACCCCCGACAGCTGCTCGTACAGCAGAGGATGAGGGAGGCGTACAGTTTTCTAACCTCCTACAAGCACTTCGCCACGAAGTACTTTGGAAGAAAGATCGGGATGAAGTCGCCCTACAACATGGCGATGGCGAATCTGCTCAACGCGTTCGAACTCGACTACACACTGATGCAGGTCGTCCCTGTCTATGGCGACATCAGTTTCGCAAGGGGTAGCCGAACGCAGGCAATCGCCACAGGGCTCACTTCCGCTGCTGCAAACTCGTTCACGCTGCAGTGGATGGACAACTCCGGTGGCAACCCTGTCTTGCAGACCGACCGCGCACAGATCCTCTATGCTGCCGAGGGCGAAAACACATCGGTCTTCATGGAGAATGTCGCAACCCGGCTCGAGGGCACCTTTACAGCGCCGCTCACTCCCGACTGGTCCGGAAAGACCGTGCACGTCTGGCTCGCCTTCCTTGCAGACGACGATTCTGCGGTATCCAACTCCATCTATGCGGGCAGCGTGGTGGTAAGTTAG
- a CDS encoding efflux RND transporter periplasmic adaptor subunit: MKKNTIISILAVLAIGAIFFLILQNNKKKNEAHVAVVAETNKDVQVRTATVAAEEISGEFAVNGTFLPNRQAMISPEMGGQLIALYVKEGSYVRAGQSIGKLAGDKVNVNVTSARANLDNAVAALNRYEMAYKTGGVTALQLDQARLQVKNARAQLQSANLVSGDTNIISKVSGIVNQKFVEVGSVVGPGSPIVEVVDISAVKLKVDVDQSLVTQLSLGNTVKVKPDVIEGDLDGRITFIAPTASGALKFPVEITVQNSFNKLKAGMYGTATFNRAGTANVLTVPRDAFVGSVSDNQVFVVRNNTAFLTKVQSGTNYGDKVEIISGLKAGDQVVTSGQINLLDKTKVRVLK, encoded by the coding sequence ATGAAAAAGAATACAATCATCAGTATATTGGCTGTTTTGGCAATCGGGGCAATCTTTTTCCTCATCCTTCAAAACAACAAAAAGAAAAACGAAGCGCACGTTGCCGTAGTTGCCGAAACCAACAAAGATGTGCAGGTAAGAACGGCCACAGTTGCAGCCGAAGAAATCAGCGGTGAGTTTGCGGTAAACGGAACTTTTCTGCCGAACAGACAAGCCATGATTTCCCCGGAAATGGGTGGTCAGTTAATCGCACTTTACGTAAAAGAGGGAAGTTATGTGCGTGCCGGACAAAGCATCGGGAAACTCGCAGGCGACAAAGTAAACGTAAATGTAACCAGCGCCAGAGCGAATTTGGATAATGCCGTGGCAGCGCTTAACCGTTACGAAATGGCATATAAAACCGGTGGAGTTACGGCGTTACAACTTGATCAGGCAAGACTTCAGGTGAAAAATGCGAGAGCACAACTTCAATCTGCAAATTTGGTTTCAGGAGACACCAATATCATTTCTAAAGTGAGCGGAATTGTGAATCAGAAATTTGTGGAAGTTGGTAGCGTCGTTGGTCCAGGATCTCCGATTGTGGAAGTGGTAGATATTTCTGCAGTAAAACTGAAAGTGGATGTAGATCAGTCATTGGTCACTCAACTTTCCCTTGGAAATACTGTAAAAGTGAAGCCTGATGTAATTGAGGGCGATCTCGACGGAAGAATCACTTTTATCGCACCAACAGCATCCGGAGCATTGAAATTCCCAGTGGAAATTACCGTGCAGAATTCATTCAACAAACTGAAAGCAGGAATGTATGGAACCGCGACCTTCAACAGAGCCGGAACCGCCAATGTGCTTACCGTTCCGCGTGATGCGTTTGTAGGAAGTGTGAGCGACAATCAGGTTTTTGTAGTGAGAAATAACACTGCATTTTTAACAAAAGTTCAGAGTGGAACCAACTATGGCGACAAAGTAGAAATCATCAGCGGACTGAAAGCCGGCGACCAGGTTGTAACCAGCGGACAGATCAATCTTTTGGATAAAACCAAAGTTAGAGTTCTGAAATAA
- a CDS encoding sigma-54-dependent transcriptional regulator — MQKILIVEDEKNISGVLHSILSDELEDYEIVVADDGLEGYKQIEKEDFALILSDIKMPKLSGTELLKQALQIKPDSTFVMISGHADIDTAVDCLKEGAYDFISKPIDINRLITSVKNALDKKILQKSNHSLKVENTTLKKKVNKKYQMIGESPALKKIQDMIEKVAASDARVLITGPNGAGKELVAHAIHAQSDRSKGPMIEVNCAAIPSELIESELFGHVKGSFTGAIKDKQGKFELANNGTIFLDEIGDMSLIAQAKVLRALQENKVSPVGSDKEIKVDVRVVAATNKNMQNEIAAGKFREDLYHRLSVIEIYVPPLDERKEDIKLLVEHFSKIISEEHGTAAKTFDDKAIKALENFSWTGNIRELRNVVERLIILGSNPVTADDVASFVRK; from the coding sequence ATGCAGAAAATATTAATTGTCGAGGATGAAAAAAACATCTCTGGAGTATTGCACAGTATCTTATCCGACGAACTGGAAGATTACGAAATTGTAGTTGCCGATGACGGTTTGGAAGGATACAAGCAAATCGAGAAAGAAGATTTTGCGTTGATACTCTCCGACATTAAGATGCCGAAACTTTCAGGTACTGAACTGCTGAAACAGGCATTGCAGATAAAGCCCGACTCCACTTTTGTGATGATTTCGGGACACGCCGATATCGATACAGCGGTAGATTGCTTAAAAGAAGGAGCGTACGATTTTATCTCTAAACCCATTGATATCAATCGACTGATTACGAGTGTGAAAAATGCGCTCGACAAAAAAATTCTCCAAAAGTCCAACCATTCCTTAAAGGTTGAAAATACGACGCTCAAAAAGAAAGTCAACAAAAAATACCAGATGATCGGCGAATCTCCTGCTTTGAAAAAAATCCAGGATATGATTGAAAAAGTTGCCGCTTCTGATGCGCGGGTTTTGATTACAGGACCAAACGGTGCAGGTAAAGAACTCGTTGCGCACGCAATCCACGCGCAAAGCGACCGCAGTAAAGGACCGATGATCGAAGTCAATTGTGCGGCGATTCCATCGGAACTGATCGAGTCGGAACTTTTCGGACACGTGAAAGGAAGTTTTACAGGCGCCATTAAAGACAAACAGGGAAAATTTGAACTGGCCAACAATGGAACAATTTTTCTGGACGAGATCGGCGATATGTCGCTCATCGCGCAAGCAAAAGTTTTGAGAGCACTCCAGGAAAACAAGGTTTCACCCGTTGGAAGTGACAAGGAAATCAAAGTTGATGTACGTGTAGTTGCGGCAACCAACAAAAATATGCAGAACGAAATCGCAGCAGGAAAATTTAGGGAAGACCTTTACCACCGACTTTCAGTAATTGAAATCTACGTACCGCCTTTGGATGAAAGAAAAGAAGATATCAAACTTCTGGTAGAACATTTCTCGAAAATTATTTCTGAGGAACACGGTACTGCCGCAAAAACTTTTGACGACAAGGCAATCAAAGCTCTTGAAAATTTTTCATGGACGGGAAATATCCGTGAGCTCAGAAACGTTGTGGAACGACTGATCATTCTTGGTTCAAATCCTGTAACTGCTGATGACGTGGCAAGTTTTGTGAGAAAATAA
- a CDS encoding TolC family protein: MKKLLIGLVLCGGLFQAQEVQVLTLPEAIAHALEHKAEAEKARLNIRRGDAQIAEVKANAYPNISFNSNTAYNPLLQETVLPGEMFGAPGQQVKVSFGQRWTSSNMIQLQQQLFNQSVFTGLKAARSTKEFYLINAQLTEEQIIEKVANAYFQVYQAEQMNENAKSNLKITDQTIKIIKGLYDAGLARKIDYDRVVVARNNVNSAVQQTDNAVQLSENALKFMIGMDMNNEIELPEQTFDPSVLGYDANLDDRTEIKLMNKQLELLEWQKKASEAQYYPVVSLAANYGFLGQGAKFPWWNGEKNGVYWSDMSSIGLNIHVPIFNGFATKSRVELNKIEILKAEADLRETKLGLDLAHKNAVTLLENNMTMIRTQEENVNLAEEVLKNTRSNYQYGLATLNDILDAERDLTEAKNNLTKAKLDYKLAEIELLKSQGKLRTLNELN, encoded by the coding sequence ATGAAGAAATTATTAATCGGTCTTGTTCTTTGCGGAGGACTGTTTCAGGCGCAGGAAGTGCAGGTGCTCACGTTGCCTGAAGCCATTGCTCACGCCCTGGAACACAAAGCAGAAGCAGAAAAAGCAAGACTCAACATCCGAAGAGGTGATGCGCAGATTGCCGAAGTGAAGGCGAACGCTTACCCAAACATCTCGTTCAACAGCAATACGGCTTACAATCCGCTCTTGCAGGAAACGGTTTTGCCGGGCGAAATGTTCGGTGCTCCGGGACAGCAGGTGAAGGTGTCGTTCGGACAAAGATGGACTTCCAGCAATATGATTCAATTGCAGCAGCAACTCTTCAACCAGTCGGTTTTTACAGGTTTGAAAGCAGCGAGATCTACCAAAGAATTTTATCTGATTAATGCCCAACTAACCGAAGAGCAGATTATCGAAAAAGTGGCAAATGCTTATTTTCAGGTGTATCAGGCAGAGCAGATGAACGAAAATGCGAAATCGAATCTGAAAATTACCGACCAAACCATCAAAATCATCAAAGGTTTGTATGATGCCGGACTTGCCCGAAAAATCGATTATGATAGAGTAGTTGTGGCACGAAATAACGTGAATTCAGCAGTTCAGCAAACGGATAACGCGGTTCAACTTTCAGAAAATGCATTGAAATTCATGATAGGAATGGATATGAATAATGAAATCGAACTTCCTGAGCAAACCTTTGATCCATCAGTTTTAGGATATGATGCCAATCTCGACGACCGCACCGAAATTAAGTTGATGAACAAGCAACTCGAACTTTTGGAATGGCAGAAAAAAGCAAGTGAAGCCCAGTATTATCCGGTGGTTTCATTGGCTGCGAATTACGGGTTTCTTGGTCAGGGTGCAAAATTTCCTTGGTGGAATGGTGAAAAAAACGGAGTCTATTGGTCCGATATGTCGAGTATTGGATTAAATATTCATGTGCCGATTTTCAATGGATTTGCAACAAAATCGAGAGTTGAACTCAACAAAATTGAAATCTTAAAAGCAGAAGCCGATTTACGCGAAACCAAACTCGGATTGGATTTAGCGCACAAAAACGCCGTAACCCTTTTGGAAAACAATATGACGATGATTCGCACTCAGGAAGAAAACGTGAATCTGGCGGAAGAAGTGCTTAAAAATACAAGAAGCAATTACCAATACGGTTTGGCAACTCTGAACGATATTCTGGATGCCGAGCGCGACCTTACCGAAGCCAAAAACAACCTTACAAAAGCCAAGTTAGATTATAAACTTGCCGAAATAGAACTATTAAAATCTCAGGGAAAACTCAGAACATTAAACGAATTAAACTAA
- a CDS encoding TetR/AcrR family transcriptional regulator yields the protein MDKDFLHKVSELFIENGAKTLTMDEIAREFSISKKTLYQNYANKEALLEDVLKYNLDNIIEKIAELDIKVENAIERMFCRDEHIERAVESNNSLLIKQLIKYYPAIFNSHMLAFADKFVAVLEHNVQRGREQGFYRKDFDAKVYASVFFQVMMSYHNSMFIDTAEISMEKFRMVVMDFYMNAITTEKGKTELKKYNLK from the coding sequence ATGGATAAAGATTTTTTACATAAAGTATCAGAACTCTTCATCGAAAACGGTGCAAAAACCCTTACGATGGACGAGATTGCAAGGGAATTCAGTATTTCCAAAAAAACGCTCTATCAGAACTACGCCAATAAAGAAGCGCTTCTGGAAGACGTCCTGAAATACAACCTCGATAATATCATCGAAAAAATTGCCGAACTCGATATAAAAGTGGAGAACGCTATCGAAAGAATGTTCTGCCGCGACGAACATATCGAAAGAGCCGTAGAATCCAACAATTCGCTGCTCATAAAGCAACTCATAAAATATTATCCGGCGATTTTCAATAGTCACATGCTGGCTTTTGCAGACAAATTTGTTGCGGTATTAGAGCATAATGTGCAAAGAGGCCGCGAACAGGGATTTTACCGCAAAGATTTTGATGCAAAAGTATATGCCTCGGTTTTCTTTCAGGTCATGATGTCCTATCATAATTCGATGTTTATCGATACGGCCGAAATCAGTATGGAAAAGTTCAGAATGGTAGTAATGGATTTTTATATGAACGCCATTACCACCGAAAAAGGCAAAACAGAATTAAAAAAGTATAATTTAAAATAA
- a CDS encoding efflux RND transporter permease subunit — translation MKLAEVSIKRPSLVIVVLALMIIGGLFSYSQLSYELIPKMEIKVVTVATVYPGASPAEVESTVSRKVEDAVSKLEGVKKIMSKSYESLSVVIVEFNNDADVDYALNDAQRKINAIRSELPEDIDEPSLSQFSLDDMPIVTMGVTANLTEGELYDLIDQRIQPELSRIPGVAQVNIIGGQEREIRINLDQNKLQGYGLSIPQVQQIIAMSNLDFPTGNLKTRENSTLIRLSGKITSVDQLRNMTISSKNGQNIRLSDIAEVQDTQKKVDKIARIDQENTIMLQVIKQTEANAVEVSELVQEKIASVQEQYKDRNVQLQIANDTSIFTLEAANAVIKDLMIAIGLVAFVMLFFLHSFRNAVIVMVAIPTSLIATFIGIHLLGYSLNLMSLLGMSLVVGILVDDAIVVIENIHRHMEMGKNKVRAAYDGAKEIGFTVVAITMVIVVVFLPIALSTGMVSNIIKQFAMVVVIATLLSLLVSFSVVPWLFSRYGRLDVISKTSFFGKIIHKFEEGLTWFTHLVERILRWSLVNKIKTFIITFLLFVSAIAMVAGGYIGSDFFPGNDKSEFLVQIELPKDVSIEETNFMTQKAEKFLAKRPEITRMITSVGQVSGGMGDMQSTNYKSEINVKLIDKREIGEPTKVYAARLKRELERELVGAKITTVPVGFMGAEMDPLQLTVIGPTQEDVMKYANDAMETLRKIDGASEIKLSVEEGNPEIAVSVDRDKMASLGLNVATVGQTLRTAFSGNTDNKFRTGNNEYDINIILDEAYRTSIDNVRNIEFTNPDGQKVQLSQFADIDYSSGPALLERYDRSPSVTVQAQVVGRTTGGVAQEWESKLEEVKKPAGVSWVWGGNMENQSEGFGTLGVALLAAIMLVYMIMVVLYDDFVKPFIVLFSIPLSFIGALWALGLTNNSLNIFTILGIIMLIGLVAKNAILLVDFANVRHNHGETIENALIQANKARLRPILMTTIAMVFGMLPIALATGGAAEMNNGLAIVIIGGLLSSLFLTLIIVPVVYLIVVRIEDRFWKHDKTDYDKEMTADYEHLHPENELEF, via the coding sequence ATGAAATTAGCAGAAGTATCGATAAAACGACCGAGTTTGGTAATCGTAGTGCTCGCACTCATGATTATCGGTGGACTCTTCAGTTACAGCCAGTTGAGTTACGAACTGATCCCGAAAATGGAGATTAAAGTAGTAACCGTGGCGACAGTTTATCCCGGAGCATCGCCTGCAGAGGTAGAAAGCACCGTTTCCCGAAAGGTGGAAGACGCCGTTTCGAAACTCGAAGGCGTGAAGAAAATTATGAGTAAATCCTACGAAAGTTTATCCGTAGTGATTGTGGAATTTAATAATGATGCCGACGTCGATTACGCTTTGAACGACGCTCAGCGGAAAATCAACGCCATCCGTTCCGAACTTCCGGAGGATATCGATGAGCCATCACTGTCGCAGTTTTCACTCGACGATATGCCGATTGTGACGATGGGTGTAACGGCAAACCTTACTGAAGGCGAACTTTACGACCTTATCGACCAAAGAATTCAGCCCGAACTTTCGAGAATTCCGGGTGTGGCACAGGTGAATATAATCGGTGGACAGGAGCGTGAAATCCGTATTAATCTTGACCAAAATAAATTGCAGGGTTACGGACTTTCAATTCCGCAAGTGCAGCAGATTATTGCCATGTCTAACCTCGATTTCCCAACCGGAAACCTTAAAACGAGAGAAAATTCAACTTTGATTCGTCTTTCCGGAAAAATTACTTCCGTAGATCAGTTGAGAAACATGACGATTTCTTCGAAAAACGGACAGAATATCCGCCTTTCAGATATTGCCGAAGTTCAGGATACTCAGAAAAAAGTTGATAAAATCGCAAGAATCGACCAGGAAAATACCATTATGCTTCAGGTCATCAAACAGACTGAAGCCAATGCTGTGGAGGTTTCCGAACTGGTTCAGGAGAAAATTGCTTCCGTTCAGGAACAATATAAAGACAGAAATGTTCAACTGCAAATTGCAAACGACACATCTATTTTTACTCTTGAAGCCGCAAATGCCGTTATCAAAGACTTGATGATTGCGATTGGACTGGTTGCTTTTGTCATGCTGTTTTTCCTTCATTCATTCCGAAATGCGGTGATTGTAATGGTGGCAATTCCAACTTCATTAATTGCAACGTTTATCGGAATTCACTTGCTCGGTTACAGTTTGAACCTGATGTCGCTTCTCGGGATGTCGCTCGTGGTTGGTATCCTTGTGGACGACGCAATTGTGGTAATCGAGAACATTCACCGACACATGGAAATGGGCAAAAATAAAGTGCGTGCGGCCTACGACGGAGCCAAGGAAATTGGGTTTACGGTAGTGGCGATTACGATGGTAATTGTGGTGGTTTTCCTTCCGATTGCGCTGAGCACGGGGATGGTTTCCAACATCATCAAACAGTTTGCAATGGTGGTGGTAATCGCGACTTTACTTTCATTATTGGTATCGTTTTCGGTCGTTCCATGGCTGTTTTCGCGCTACGGAAGACTGGATGTGATAAGCAAAACCTCGTTTTTTGGAAAAATCATTCACAAATTTGAAGAAGGTCTTACCTGGTTTACACATTTAGTGGAGCGGATTCTGAGATGGAGTTTGGTAAATAAAATCAAAACGTTCATCATCACATTTTTACTTTTTGTGAGTGCAATTGCAATGGTAGCGGGCGGTTACATCGGTTCCGATTTCTTCCCCGGAAATGATAAAAGTGAATTTTTGGTTCAAATAGAATTACCGAAAGATGTGTCGATTGAAGAAACCAACTTCATGACGCAGAAAGCCGAAAAATTCCTGGCTAAAAGACCTGAAATTACAAGAATGATCACTTCTGTTGGACAGGTTTCGGGAGGAATGGGCGATATGCAAAGCACGAACTACAAATCGGAAATCAACGTAAAACTGATTGATAAACGCGAAATCGGCGAACCGACAAAAGTATATGCTGCGAGACTGAAAAGAGAGTTGGAAAGAGAATTGGTCGGTGCAAAAATCACCACAGTTCCGGTTGGATTTATGGGTGCTGAAATGGATCCGCTGCAACTGACGGTAATTGGTCCAACACAGGAAGATGTGATGAAATACGCCAACGATGCGATGGAAACTTTAAGAAAAATTGACGGTGCTTCCGAAATTAAACTCAGTGTGGAAGAAGGAAACCCGGAAATCGCAGTTTCTGTGGACCGTGATAAAATGGCATCATTAGGACTGAATGTGGCAACAGTTGGGCAAACGCTGAGAACCGCTTTCAGTGGAAATACCGACAATAAATTCAGAACCGGAAACAACGAATACGACATCAATATCATTCTTGATGAAGCGTATAGAACCAGCATCGACAACGTAAGAAACATCGAGTTTACTAATCCTGACGGACAGAAAGTTCAGTTGTCACAGTTTGCAGACATCGACTATTCCTCAGGTCCGGCGTTGCTCGAAAGATACGACAGATCGCCGTCGGTAACGGTTCAGGCGCAGGTAGTAGGTAGAACAACCGGTGGCGTTGCACAGGAATGGGAAAGCAAACTGGAAGAGGTGAAAAAACCTGCCGGAGTTTCCTGGGTTTGGGGCGGAAATATGGAAAACCAAAGTGAAGGTTTCGGAACTTTGGGAGTTGCACTTCTTGCCGCAATTATGCTCGTTTATATGATTATGGTGGTGCTGTATGACGATTTTGTGAAGCCGTTTATCGTTCTGTTTTCCATTCCGTTATCGTTCATCGGTGCGCTTTGGGCACTCGGACTTACCAATAACAGTTTGAATATTTTCACTATTCTCGGAATCATTATGTTGATTGGTCTTGTTGCGAAAAACGCGATTCTACTTGTAGATTTTGCCAACGTTCGTCACAACCACGGTGAAACAATTGAAAATGCCTTGATTCAGGCGAATAAAGCGAGGCTTCGTCCGATTCTCATGACTACGATTGCGATGGTATTCGGGATGCTTCCGATCGCTTTGGCAACGGGAGGTGCTGCAGAAATGAACAACGGTTTGGCGATTGTAATTATCGGTGGATTATTGTCCTCATTATTCCTTACGCTCATCATCGTTCCGGTGGTTTATCTGATTGTGGTAAGAATTGAAGACCGCTTCTGGAAACACGACAAAACCGACTACGACAAAGAAATGACCGCAGATTACGAACATCTGCATCCTGAAAACGAGTTGGAATTTTAA
- a CDS encoding T9SS type A sorting domain-containing protein, with protein MIWTIYPNHIADLTIYRSSGITNAEIYSASGHLIKTMKISKGKNETNFSTMSAGMYILKIGSVIFKIIKK; from the coding sequence TTGATTTGGACCATCTATCCAAATCATATTGCAGACTTAACTATATATCGAAGCAGCGGGATCACAAACGCCGAGATTTACAGCGCAAGCGGACATTTGATAAAAACCATGAAAATCAGTAAAGGAAAAAACGAAACGAATTTTAGCACGATGTCTGCAGGGATGTACATCCTTAAAATTGGAAGTGTGATTTTTAAGATCATCAAGAAATAG